In Rhizobiales bacterium NRL2, a genomic segment contains:
- a CDS encoding ABC transporter permease, giving the protein MLTRLLSGDLPRSRALTVVLLAILIGLVLAPFLFPGTRSLDTAARIAIFIVLVGSYDLLLGYTGIVSFAHTMFFGIGAYGVALSLTNSGPIWGAVALGAAGGILLAVVLAFVIGLFSLRVKAIFFAMVTLAVASAFAILVSQLYQLTGGEDGLSYSVPRELTPGFKWAEGRLFGVRLDGKLISYYLVVTVSLAAFLFMLRVVNSPFGRVLLAIRENAFRAEAVGYRTVHYRTIATCLSAAMAAVAGVLMALWLRYTGPQTTLSLDIMIDILLMVVIGGMGTMYGAVLGATILVLARNYLQGLMGAAAEATSDLPFLPGLLQPDRWLLWLGVLFILSVYFFPMGIVGRLRLRLKRDSEEVHSTN; this is encoded by the coding sequence ATGCTGACACGACTCCTTTCCGGCGACCTGCCCCGCAGCCGCGCGCTCACCGTGGTCCTTCTGGCGATCCTCATCGGCCTCGTCCTGGCGCCGTTTCTGTTTCCCGGCACGCGCTCGCTCGACACCGCCGCACGAATTGCCATTTTCATCGTGCTGGTTGGCAGCTACGACCTGCTGCTGGGCTATACCGGCATTGTCTCGTTCGCACATACCATGTTCTTCGGCATTGGCGCCTATGGCGTTGCCCTGTCGCTGACCAATTCGGGTCCAATCTGGGGCGCCGTGGCACTCGGCGCCGCCGGTGGGATCCTGCTCGCCGTGGTTCTCGCCTTCGTCATCGGGCTCTTCTCGCTCCGGGTGAAGGCGATCTTCTTCGCCATGGTGACACTCGCCGTCGCCAGCGCCTTTGCGATCCTGGTTTCGCAACTCTACCAACTGACCGGTGGCGAAGACGGGCTGAGCTACAGTGTACCACGGGAGCTGACGCCGGGCTTCAAATGGGCCGAAGGACGCCTTTTTGGTGTCCGGCTCGACGGCAAGCTGATTTCCTACTACCTCGTCGTGACCGTTTCGCTCGCCGCCTTCCTGTTCATGCTCCGCGTTGTCAACTCTCCCTTCGGGCGGGTGTTGCTGGCAATTCGCGAGAACGCCTTCCGTGCCGAAGCCGTCGGCTACCGCACCGTTCACTACCGCACCATCGCCACTTGCCTCTCCGCCGCGATGGCGGCCGTTGCCGGCGTCCTGATGGCGTTGTGGCTGCGCTATACCGGCCCCCAGACCACACTCTCGCTCGACATCATGATCGACATCCTGCTGATGGTAGTCATCGGCGGAATGGGGACCATGTACGGAGCCGTTTTGGGCGCGACGATCCTCGTTCTAGCCCGGAACTACCTACAGGGCCTGATGGGTGCCGCCGCCGAGGCGACCAGCGATTTGCCGTTCCTCCCCGGGCTACTGCAGCCCGACCGCTGGCTACTCTGGCTCGGCGTCCTGTTTATCCTCAGCGTCTATTTCTTTCCAATGGGCATCGTCGGAAGACTGCGCCTGCGCCTGAAGCGAGACAGTGAGGAAGTTCACTCGACGAATTAG
- a CDS encoding ABC transporter permease yields the protein MNRNDDSAPRAPLMDRLTGEALPVLAPIILALAALLAIGSLPTWLTLTLAGLAMGMMIFVMASGLTLVFGLMDVLNFGHGAFIALGAFVGVTVLRGVFPEYLAADSVTLNLVAMAAAITAAALVTGALGWVFERVIVMPVYGHHLKQILITMGGLIVVEQLIHVVWGPNEIPIEQPATLRGSFTMGEFGFEKYRLFAALLGIGIFLGLRAVLKRTKIGLIIRAGVENREMVEALGYRVTLVFVAVFVAGSALAGLGGVMWGLYDQLVFARMGMDNMILVFIVVIIGGLGSVEGCFIGALLVGLIANYTGYLAPTVALGSNILLMVLILMWRPQGLYPVAGSQ from the coding sequence ATGAACCGCAACGACGATTCGGCGCCGCGCGCGCCGCTGATGGACCGCCTGACCGGCGAGGCTTTGCCGGTGCTGGCGCCAATCATCCTCGCCCTGGCCGCGCTGCTGGCCATCGGCTCCCTGCCGACTTGGCTGACGCTGACCCTGGCGGGCCTCGCCATGGGTATGATGATCTTCGTCATGGCCTCCGGCCTGACGCTGGTCTTCGGCCTGATGGACGTGCTGAACTTCGGCCACGGGGCCTTCATCGCCCTGGGGGCCTTCGTCGGCGTAACGGTATTGCGCGGCGTTTTCCCCGAATATCTAGCCGCCGACTCGGTGACGCTGAACCTGGTCGCCATGGCCGCCGCGATCACTGCGGCAGCGCTGGTAACTGGCGCGCTGGGATGGGTCTTCGAGCGTGTGATCGTCATGCCCGTCTACGGCCATCACCTTAAGCAGATCCTCATCACCATGGGCGGACTGATCGTAGTCGAGCAGCTCATCCACGTGGTCTGGGGCCCGAACGAGATTCCGATCGAGCAACCGGCGACCCTCCGCGGTTCCTTCACCATGGGCGAGTTCGGCTTCGAAAAGTACCGACTGTTCGCCGCGCTCCTGGGGATCGGCATCTTTCTCGGCCTGCGCGCGGTGCTGAAGCGCACCAAGATCGGCCTGATCATCCGCGCCGGGGTCGAAAACCGCGAGATGGTCGAGGCGCTGGGTTACCGCGTCACTCTGGTGTTCGTCGCCGTCTTCGTCGCCGGCTCGGCACTCGCTGGCCTCGGTGGCGTGATGTGGGGGCTATACGACCAGCTGGTATTTGCCCGCATGGGCATGGACAACATGATTCTCGTCTTCATCGTCGTGATCATCGGCGGGCTGGGCTCGGTCGAGGGCTGCTTCATCGGCGCTCTTCTTGTCGGCCTGATTGCCAACTACACCGGCTACCTGGCGCCCACGGTTGCGCTCGGTTCCAACATCCTGCTGATGGTGCTGATTCTGATGTGGCGGCCCCAAGGTCTCTATCCCGTCGCCGGCAGCCAGTGA
- a CDS encoding ABC transporter ATP-binding protein, protein MSDDPILRLSGVHTHIGHYHILQGVDFQVPRGGVSMLLGRNGAGKTTTMRTIMGLWRASAGEVIFDGQPIQAIPTPAIARLGIAYVPENMGIFAGLTVRENMSLAARSGPMDSDRLDWIWGVFPALKKFWDWPAGNLSGGQKQMLAVARAVIEPCRLLLVDEPTKGLAPAIVGALIDAFSELKQETTVLMVEQSFHMAERVGDSVAVMDDGHIVHAGAMAELAADPELQGRLLGLSLEGSL, encoded by the coding sequence GTGTCTGACGATCCCATCCTCCGTCTCTCCGGCGTCCACACCCATATCGGCCACTACCACATCCTGCAGGGCGTGGATTTTCAGGTTCCCCGGGGCGGCGTTTCGATGCTGCTGGGCCGCAACGGCGCCGGAAAGACCACGACCATGCGCACGATCATGGGCCTCTGGCGCGCCTCCGCCGGTGAGGTGATCTTTGACGGCCAGCCGATTCAGGCGATTCCGACACCGGCGATCGCGCGGCTGGGCATCGCCTACGTGCCGGAGAACATGGGCATCTTCGCCGGGCTGACCGTACGCGAGAACATGAGCCTCGCCGCCCGCTCCGGCCCCATGGACTCCGACCGCCTGGACTGGATCTGGGGAGTGTTTCCAGCCCTGAAGAAGTTCTGGGACTGGCCGGCCGGCAATCTCTCAGGCGGTCAGAAGCAGATGCTGGCGGTCGCGCGCGCGGTGATCGAGCCCTGCCGGCTATTGCTGGTCGACGAACCCACCAAGGGTCTCGCCCCCGCCATCGTCGGCGCGCTGATCGACGCCTTCAGCGAGCTGAAGCAGGAAACCACGGTCCTCATGGTCGAGCAGAGCTTTCACATGGCCGAACGCGTCGGCGACAGCGTCGCAGTAATGGATGACGGTCATATCGTCCACGCCGGCGCAATGGCCGAACTGGCCGCCGATCCGGAGTTGCAGGGGCGGCTGCTGGGCCTTTCGTTGGAGGGCTCCCTGTGA
- a CDS encoding ABC transporter ATP-binding protein, with protein MANDQQPVVETRGLTIRFGGHIAVNNVSCAFGRGTLTAIVGPNGAGKTTYFNLMSGQLPAHTGQVLLNGEDVTRLSAPARTRRGMGRAFQLTNLFPNLTVRENVRLAVQARKGLGFDLLSMASRNTGLIEEAEAVLDRVGLLARADAAAASLPHGDQRKLEVAILIALDRQVLMFDEPTAGMSMDEVPVILNLIQQMKADANRTILLVEHKMDVIRTLADRIVVLHHGYLVADGDPAEVMNSPIVQEAYLGTGVADRV; from the coding sequence ATGGCGAATGACCAGCAGCCGGTCGTGGAAACCCGCGGCCTGACGATCCGCTTCGGTGGCCATATCGCGGTCAACAACGTGAGCTGTGCCTTCGGCCGCGGCACACTGACCGCGATCGTCGGACCCAACGGGGCCGGCAAGACGACCTATTTCAACCTCATGTCCGGGCAGCTACCGGCCCATACCGGACAGGTGCTGCTGAACGGCGAGGATGTCACCCGCCTCTCGGCGCCCGCACGGACCCGCCGCGGCATGGGCCGGGCCTTCCAGCTCACCAACCTGTTCCCGAACCTGACTGTGAGGGAGAACGTGCGGCTGGCGGTGCAGGCGCGCAAGGGGCTGGGCTTCGACCTGCTGTCCATGGCGTCCCGCAACACGGGCCTGATCGAGGAAGCCGAGGCTGTGCTCGATCGCGTTGGCCTGCTGGCGCGCGCTGACGCTGCCGCCGCTTCCCTACCCCACGGCGATCAGCGCAAGCTGGAGGTCGCCATCTTGATCGCGCTGGACCGTCAAGTGCTGATGTTCGACGAACCGACAGCGGGCATGAGCATGGATGAGGTGCCGGTCATTCTGAATCTGATCCAGCAGATGAAGGCCGACGCCAACCGCACCATTCTTCTGGTGGAGCACAAGATGGACGTGATCCGCACCCTGGCCGACCGTATCGTCGTGCTGCATCACGGCTACCTGGTCGCCGACGGCGATCCCGCCGAGGTGATGAATTCGCCGATCGTGCAAGAGGCCTATTTGGGCACGGGGGTGGCCGATCGTGTCTGA
- a CDS encoding ABC transporter permease, with amino-acid sequence MRRLLGAAAMAATMVGAGMSLADDTVKIAHIYGKTGPLEAYAQQSHRGLMLGLEYATEGTMEVLGQKIEVIEKDTQLKPDQGRALLAEAYGDDEADIAIGPVSSGVALAMLPVAQEYQKILLVEPAVADSITGSAWNRYIFRTGRNSSQDAIANAVAIGKPGVKIATLAQDYAFGRDGVAAFKEALAGSGAELVHEEYAPQDTTDFTSHAQRIFDALKDEEGRKIIWMIWAGKGNPLGKLAAMEPSRFGIELATGGNILPALVAYKVAPGMEGAAYYYYEIPQNPVNDWLVKTHQERFDSPPDFFTAGGMAAGIAIVEAIRKAGSTETEALINAMEGMEFQTPKGKMIFRAEDHQALQEMYHFKIAIEEGVEWAVPKLVDVIEIDEMDVPVRN; translated from the coding sequence ATGAGACGCTTGCTCGGCGCCGCCGCGATGGCCGCCACAATGGTTGGGGCCGGCATGTCGCTGGCCGACGACACCGTCAAGATCGCCCACATCTACGGCAAGACCGGCCCGCTTGAAGCCTACGCCCAGCAGTCGCACCGGGGACTGATGCTGGGCCTCGAGTACGCCACCGAGGGGACCATGGAGGTCCTGGGCCAGAAGATCGAGGTGATAGAGAAGGACACCCAGCTGAAGCCGGACCAGGGCCGCGCACTGCTAGCCGAAGCCTATGGCGACGACGAGGCTGACATAGCCATCGGCCCCGTGAGTTCGGGTGTGGCGCTGGCCATGCTGCCGGTCGCGCAGGAGTACCAGAAGATCTTGCTGGTCGAGCCGGCGGTGGCCGACAGCATCACCGGCAGCGCCTGGAACCGCTACATCTTCCGGACTGGCCGCAATTCCTCGCAGGACGCCATCGCCAATGCGGTCGCCATCGGCAAGCCGGGCGTGAAGATCGCCACCCTCGCGCAGGACTACGCCTTCGGCCGCGACGGCGTCGCCGCCTTCAAGGAAGCGCTGGCGGGTTCCGGGGCCGAGCTGGTGCATGAGGAGTACGCGCCCCAGGACACCACGGACTTCACCTCTCATGCACAGCGCATCTTCGACGCGCTGAAGGACGAGGAAGGCCGCAAGATCATCTGGATGATCTGGGCCGGGAAGGGCAACCCGCTGGGCAAGCTGGCAGCGATGGAACCGAGCCGCTTCGGCATCGAACTGGCGACCGGCGGCAATATCCTGCCCGCCCTGGTGGCCTACAAAGTCGCGCCCGGCATGGAAGGCGCCGCCTACTACTACTACGAGATCCCGCAGAACCCGGTTAACGACTGGCTGGTGAAGACCCACCAGGAGCGGTTCGACAGCCCGCCGGACTTCTTCACAGCCGGCGGCATGGCGGCTGGCATCGCCATCGTCGAGGCGATCCGCAAGGCCGGCTCGACCGAGACCGAGGCGCTGATCAATGCCATGGAAGGTATGGAGTTCCAGACGCCCAAGGGCAAGATGATCTTCCGCGCCGAGGATCATCAGGCATTGCAGGAAATGTATCACTTCAAGATCGCGATCGAAGAGGGCGTCGAGTGGGCCGTGCCTAAGCTCGTCGACGTCATCGAGATCGACGAGATGGATGTCCCGGTCCGGAACTAG
- a CDS encoding sigma-54-dependent Fis family transcriptional regulator, which yields MIDLFDSMYEGAFAVDTRGRISWMNDKFKALLGWNGVDPVEGKPVEDVIPHSEMRRVLDSGRADLLDIIDLGNRQLTVSRIPLRGEDGRLLGAIGVILFDRLQSLKPLVNRFQQLQSELETTRRELAESRRAKYRFGSFVGATDAVRQLKRHARRAAERDAAVLLYGETGTGKELLAHAIHATSPRAQRPMVRVNVAAIPETLLESELFGAAPGAYTGVGRQGREGKILLADGGTLFLDEIGDMPPPLQAKLLRVLQEQEIEPLGANRVIAVDVRIISATSRDLKAMVDRGEFRADLYYRLNVLPVTVPPLRERLNDLPLLCETLLEDMAHRAGGAPRDVAADAFHRLAAHNWPGNVRELRNVLEQAAAAVDTDVLGPDDFDGLLPRPRSAAQQVSTKPAGEIRPMREVLAEAEDAAIRHALEQTNGVKAEAARRLGISRAQFYAKLASHGIMSETSDRRKAV from the coding sequence ATGATCGACCTGTTCGATTCCATGTACGAGGGCGCCTTCGCCGTCGATACGCGCGGCCGCATTTCCTGGATGAACGACAAGTTCAAGGCGCTGTTGGGATGGAACGGCGTCGATCCGGTGGAGGGCAAGCCGGTCGAAGACGTCATCCCGCATTCGGAGATGCGCCGTGTCTTGGATTCTGGACGCGCCGATCTGCTGGACATCATCGACCTGGGCAACCGTCAGCTTACCGTCTCCCGCATTCCCCTGCGCGGCGAGGACGGTCGGCTGCTGGGCGCCATAGGGGTGATCCTGTTCGACCGTCTGCAGTCACTGAAGCCGCTGGTCAACCGCTTCCAGCAACTCCAGAGCGAACTGGAGACCACCCGCCGGGAACTGGCCGAGAGCCGGCGCGCAAAGTATCGCTTCGGCAGCTTCGTCGGCGCCACGGACGCCGTCCGTCAACTCAAGCGCCACGCCCGCCGGGCGGCCGAGCGGGACGCGGCGGTGCTGCTCTATGGTGAAACAGGCACCGGCAAGGAACTGCTGGCACACGCGATCCACGCCACCTCTCCTCGTGCGCAACGTCCCATGGTGCGCGTCAATGTAGCCGCGATTCCGGAAACCCTTCTGGAATCGGAACTGTTCGGAGCGGCCCCCGGTGCCTATACCGGCGTCGGCCGCCAGGGTCGCGAAGGGAAGATCCTGCTCGCCGACGGCGGCACGCTCTTTCTCGACGAGATCGGCGACATGCCGCCTCCCCTGCAAGCCAAGCTGCTGCGTGTGCTGCAAGAGCAGGAGATCGAGCCGCTGGGCGCCAACAGGGTAATCGCCGTGGACGTGCGGATCATCAGCGCCACTAGCCGTGACCTGAAGGCCATGGTTGACCGCGGCGAGTTCCGGGCCGATCTCTACTATCGTCTAAATGTCCTGCCGGTCACGGTGCCGCCGCTGCGCGAACGGCTGAACGATCTGCCCCTGCTGTGCGAGACGCTGCTCGAAGACATGGCACACCGGGCCGGCGGTGCGCCCCGCGACGTTGCCGCCGACGCCTTCCATCGCCTGGCCGCGCACAACTGGCCTGGCAATGTGCGCGAGCTGCGCAATGTACTGGAACAGGCCGCGGCCGCCGTCGACACGGATGTTCTCGGCCCCGATGATTTCGACGGCCTGCTGCCCCGGCCCCGATCGGCCGCTCAGCAGGTCTCAACGAAGCCGGCCGGGGAGATCCGGCCGATGCGTGAGGTGCTGGCAGAAGCGGAGGACGCCGCTATCCGTCACGCGCTGGAACAGACCAATGGCGTCAAGGCCGAAGCGGCCCGGCGCCTCGGAATATCCCGGGCCCAGTTCTACGCCAAGCTCGCCAGCCACGGCATCATGTCCGAAACATCGGACAGGCGGAAAGCTGTCTGA
- a CDS encoding amidohydrolase has translation MTDLHDDKSPGRPLIDLDPDWLALAGEPVLEPDLPIVDAHHHLWELPGSHYPAEELLADLDAGHRIAATVFVECRAWYRPDGPPELRSLGETEFIRDVGTEAAARGRHGICAGIVGNVDLRLGDRARPVLEAHVAAADGRFRGIRNGAAWHKDVRGTTAAPPPGLMMDPAFRTGFAALAPLGLSFDVWALHTQLDEVADLVRAFPDTAIVLDHVGGPIGVGPFAGRRDEVFAEWRARILELAQFPNLTVKLGGLCMRIVGFAFHERPAPPDSATLAAAWKPYVETCIAAFGPERCMFESNFPVDKGMCTYRSLWNAFKRLTAGCSENEKKSLFSGTAGRVYRLQTEN, from the coding sequence ATGACCGACCTGCACGACGACAAGAGCCCCGGCCGGCCGCTGATCGACCTCGACCCGGACTGGCTGGCGCTGGCCGGCGAGCCGGTGCTGGAACCGGACCTACCGATCGTAGACGCCCACCACCATCTGTGGGAACTGCCCGGCTCCCACTATCCGGCTGAGGAACTGCTGGCCGACCTCGACGCGGGCCACCGGATCGCCGCGACCGTATTCGTCGAGTGCCGCGCCTGGTACCGACCGGACGGGCCCCCGGAGCTGCGTTCGCTGGGTGAGACCGAGTTTATTCGGGACGTCGGCACCGAGGCCGCGGCGCGCGGGCGCCACGGCATCTGCGCCGGCATCGTCGGCAATGTTGACCTCCGGCTGGGCGACCGCGCCCGGCCGGTGCTGGAAGCGCATGTCGCGGCGGCCGACGGCCGGTTCCGCGGCATCCGCAACGGTGCCGCTTGGCACAAGGACGTACGCGGCACCACCGCCGCGCCGCCGCCCGGATTGATGATGGATCCGGCCTTCCGGACCGGCTTCGCGGCGCTGGCGCCGCTCGGGCTGAGCTTCGACGTCTGGGCGCTGCACACCCAGCTCGACGAGGTGGCCGACCTGGTGCGGGCCTTCCCCGACACCGCAATCGTCCTCGACCATGTCGGCGGGCCGATCGGCGTCGGCCCGTTCGCCGGCCGCCGCGACGAGGTCTTCGCCGAATGGCGTGCGAGGATCCTGGAACTGGCGCAGTTTCCGAACCTGACCGTGAAGCTCGGCGGCCTCTGCATGCGGATCGTCGGCTTCGCCTTCCACGAACGGCCCGCCCCGCCCGACTCGGCAACCCTGGCGGCCGCCTGGAAGCCCTATGTTGAGACCTGCATCGCCGCCTTCGGGCCGGAGAGATGCATGTTCGAAAGCAATTTTCCCGTTGACAAAGGGATGTGCACCTATCGATCGTTGTGGAATGCGTTCAAGCGATTGACGGCGGGATGTTCGGAGAACGAAAAGAAGTCGCTGTTCAGCGGCACTGCCGGCCGCGTCTATCGGTTGCAGACCGAGAATTGA
- a CDS encoding DNA methylase N-4 has protein sequence MSENPNMTTRTQRRAGGARRTRQARGGSREKAASTITMRRIEELRPYEGNARTHSRRQIRQIADSIDRFGFTNPVLIADDDTIIAGHGRVLAAKQLGMREVPTVRLSHMNEAERRAYILADNKLALNAGWDQELLAIELQALVDLDFDVEITGFSLAEIDFTLDAASERDVPGPAGPEDEIPPLPKTAISRPGDLWRCGRHRVLCGDARSPADYDLLLDGEEVDLVFTDPPYNVPIDGHVSGLGKVRHREFAFASGEMSEEAFTAFLTETLGAAADRCRDGAIAFVCMDWRHMGELLAAGRTVFDEMKNLCVWNKTNGGMGAFYRSKHELVFVFKVGSGPHVNSFGLGETGRYRTNVWDYAGINSFGASRDADLAMHPTVKPVALVADAIRDCSRRGDIVLDPFGGSGTALIAAEQVGRKARLLEFDPAYCDTIVRRWERITGKQPTLAATGARFEDVEEERLAEIEPGPAEELGSGDNHAETGEDEDPRTKAVRADREAAK, from the coding sequence ATGTCGGAGAACCCGAATATGACCACCAGAACCCAGCGCCGCGCAGGCGGCGCCAGGCGGACGCGCCAGGCCCGGGGCGGCAGCCGGGAGAAGGCCGCGTCCACGATCACCATGCGCCGGATCGAGGAGCTTCGCCCCTATGAGGGCAATGCCCGGACCCATTCGCGACGACAGATCCGCCAGATCGCCGACAGCATCGACCGCTTCGGCTTCACCAACCCCGTGCTGATCGCCGACGACGACACCATCATCGCCGGCCATGGCCGCGTGCTGGCGGCGAAGCAGCTGGGAATGAGAGAGGTGCCGACCGTCCGCCTCTCGCACATGAACGAGGCCGAACGCAGAGCCTATATCCTGGCCGACAACAAGCTCGCCCTGAACGCGGGCTGGGACCAGGAGCTGCTGGCGATCGAGCTGCAGGCCCTGGTCGATCTCGACTTCGACGTGGAGATCACCGGCTTCTCGCTGGCCGAGATCGATTTTACCCTCGATGCCGCGAGCGAACGAGACGTGCCGGGACCGGCCGGCCCCGAGGACGAGATCCCACCGCTCCCGAAGACCGCGATCAGCCGTCCGGGCGATCTATGGCGCTGCGGGCGCCATCGCGTGCTCTGCGGCGATGCCAGATCGCCGGCTGACTACGATCTCCTGCTGGACGGCGAGGAGGTCGATCTCGTCTTCACCGACCCGCCCTACAACGTGCCGATCGACGGCCATGTCTCCGGCCTCGGCAAGGTGCGCCACCGGGAGTTCGCCTTCGCCTCGGGCGAGATGTCGGAGGAGGCCTTCACTGCCTTCCTGACCGAGACCCTGGGCGCGGCGGCTGACCGCTGCCGCGATGGCGCCATCGCCTTCGTCTGCATGGACTGGCGGCACATGGGCGAACTGCTGGCCGCCGGGCGCACGGTCTTCGACGAGATGAAGAACCTCTGCGTCTGGAACAAGACCAATGGCGGCATGGGCGCCTTCTATCGCTCCAAGCACGAGCTGGTCTTCGTCTTCAAGGTGGGCAGTGGTCCCCATGTGAACAGCTTCGGCCTCGGCGAGACCGGGCGCTACCGGACCAATGTCTGGGACTATGCCGGCATCAACAGCTTTGGCGCCAGCCGGGACGCCGACCTTGCCATGCACCCGACGGTCAAGCCTGTCGCCCTGGTGGCGGACGCCATCCGGGATTGCTCCAGACGAGGCGACATCGTCCTCGACCCCTTTGGCGGCTCGGGCACGGCGCTGATCGCCGCCGAGCAGGTCGGCCGCAAGGCCCGGCTTCTCGAGTTCGACCCGGCCTATTGCGACACCATCGTCCGGCGCTGGGAACGCATCACCGGCAAGCAACCCACCCTCGCGGCAACCGGCGCACGCTTCGAGGACGTCGAGGAGGAACGACTGGCCGAGATCGAGCCCGGGCCCGCAGAGGAGCTTGGTTCCGGTGACAACCACGCCGAGACCGGCGAGGATGAGGACCCGCGCACCAAAGCCGTCCGTGCCGACCGGGAGGCCGCGAAATGA
- a CDS encoding MucR family transcriptional regulator, with protein sequence MDKNDAANEPTSRQDLMEMTSEIVSAYVGNNIVPADEVPNLIRRTFDALDAADKGEEAAAVEPQKPAVPIKRSVTPEHLICLEDGKKLKMLKRYLRTNYDMTPEQYRAKWNLPADYPMVAPNYAKQRAEMAKSIGLGRKGRQAKAAR encoded by the coding sequence ATGGACAAGAACGACGCCGCGAACGAGCCAACCAGCCGCCAGGACCTGATGGAGATGACCTCCGAGATCGTGTCGGCCTATGTCGGCAATAACATCGTGCCGGCCGACGAGGTGCCGAACCTGATCAGGCGCACCTTCGACGCCCTGGATGCCGCGGATAAAGGCGAAGAGGCGGCAGCTGTGGAGCCACAGAAGCCCGCAGTTCCGATCAAGCGCTCGGTCACGCCTGAGCACCTGATCTGTCTCGAGGACGGCAAGAAGCTGAAGATGCTGAAGCGTTATCTCCGGACCAATTACGACATGACCCCGGAGCAATATCGCGCGAAGTGGAACCTGCCGGCCGACTATCCGATGGTCGCGCCGAACTACGCCAAACAGCGCGCCGAAATGGCCAAGTCCATCGGGCTCGGCCGCAAGGGACGCCAGGCCAAGGCCGCCAGATAG